The following coding sequences are from one Rutidosis leptorrhynchoides isolate AG116_Rl617_1_P2 chromosome 11, CSIRO_AGI_Rlap_v1, whole genome shotgun sequence window:
- the LOC139874673 gene encoding uncharacterized protein, with product MCEVLNRWLCDARDKPIVTALEYVREYMMKRIANVLIKAAKCDGSLTPTATKIFAVLQKEANSCGVMWNGTGQYQVNGPHGFQVVVDMENITCSCRKWEITGIPCNHVVAVLYDMSENSIDIGHVENWVHRVYKLDSWKEAYAFSIKPIPRRELWAKSSVTAKLLPPKKIKSAGRPKKSRRKSMDEKEDVNVSGKLTRHGKTVKCGHCENFGHNKKGCGNEGIGDKRKMSSEASTSASNKKGKQAVV from the coding sequence ATGTGTGAAGTTCTAAACAGGTGGTTGTGTGATGCTAGGGACAAACCAATAGTTACAGCATTAGAGTATGTTAGAGAGTACATGATGAAAAGGATAGCTAATGTGTTGATCAAAGCTGCCAAATGTGATGGATCTCTAACTCCAACTGCAACCAAAATATTTGCTGTGCTGCAGAAAGAAGCTAATAGTTGTGGTGTTATGTGGAATGGTACTGGTCAATATCAGGTGAATGGACCTCATGGATTTCAAGTTGTGGTGGATATGGAAAACATAACCTGCTCTTGTAGAAAATGGGAGATAACAGGAATTCCATGTAATCATGTTGTAGCAGTACTTTATGACATGTCTGAGAATTCAATTGATATTGGTCATGTTGAGAATTGGGTGCATCGTGTTTATAAATTAGATTCTTGGAAAGAAGCATATGCTTTTAGCATTAAACCTATTCCTAGGAGAGAACTATGGGCAAAGTCATCAGTTACTGCAAAGTTGTTACCACCCAAAAAAATCAAGTCTGCTGGTAGGCCAAAGAAGTCTAGAAGAAAATCAATGGATGAGAAGGAAGATGTTAATGTCAGTGGGAAATTGACAAGACATGGAAAGACTGTGAAGTGTGGTCATTGTGAAAATTTTGGGCATAACAAAAAGGGATGTGGAAATGAAGGCATTGGAGACAAAAGGAAGATGTCAAGTGAAGCTTCAACAAGTGCAAGTAACAAGAAAGGGAAACAAGCTGTTGTGTAG